Proteins encoded in a region of the Scatophagus argus isolate fScaArg1 chromosome 1, fScaArg1.pri, whole genome shotgun sequence genome:
- the LOC124058306 gene encoding ADAMTS-like protein 1, whose translation MEDSSAISSVDVMLMAANVTLGNKHSSRGCPVVPDHKLPVQWDYNNQTMKEVLGSVQTRILGQGLQYRMLVGGRVLEVSTLQGKFSGRYRCQTLINSTRQILSAWIYVHTHEYVWRFGNWTTCSASCGNRGTWLRKIRCVTLDGKNVQPTMCQHVPKPNSIPVPCNRQDCPPRWSVSEWSKCSASCGGGWKQRQVSCQQLDSSGVVRILRAAACEQISRPAEKEQCTANNCAIWVTSPWGKCSGRCLGPTTTVQRRSVICQHANGSLHTDCALSDRPASVRNCSSDLCYVQWRPGAWRACTVVCGSGFQSRRVDCVHRRSGRTLAYQHCAWLQQPSTWQHCNTTTCGSECKDTTQYCSVVKRLKLCHVDMYKQRCCGSCSHDTDST comes from the exons ATGGAGGACTCAAGTGCCATCAGCTCAGTTGATGTCATGCTAATGGCAGCTAATGTGACCTTGGGCAACAAGCACTCAAGCAGAG GTTGTCCAGTAGTTCCTGACCACAAACTGCCAGTGCAATGGGACTACAACAATCAGACCATGAAAGAGGTTTTAGGTTCAGTCCAGACCCGGATTCTGGGTCAGGGTCTCCAGTACAGGATGCTGGTGGGAGGCCGTGTCCTTGAGGTCAGCACACTCCAGGGGAAGTTCTCAGGCCGGTACCGATGCCAGACCCTGATCAACAGTACTAGACAAATACTCTCCGCCTGGATATACGTCCATACACACG AATATGTGTGGCGTTTTGGAAACTGGACCACATGCAGTGCTTCCTGTGGAAACAGAGGGACTTGGCTGCGGAAAATTCGGTGTGTCACTCTGGATGGAAAGAATGTTCAGCCCACCATGTGTCAGCATGTACCAAAACCCAACAGCATCCCAGTTCCCTGCAACAGACAAGACTGCCCTCCCAG GTGGTCGGTATCGGAGTGGTCAAAGTGCTCAGCCTCGTGTGGCGGTGGCTGGAAACAGAGGCAGGTGTCATGTCAGCAGCTGGATTCCAGCGGAGTAGTGAGGATTCTGAGAGCAGCTGCCTGTGAGCAGATAAGCCGGCCAGCAGAGAAAGAGCAGTGCACTGCCAATAACTGTGCAATCTGGGTGACCAGTCCATGGGGAAAG TGTTCAGGGAGGTGTTTAGGCCCCACCACCACTGTGCAAAGGAGATCTGTCATCTGCCAACATGCCAATGGTTCTTTGCACACAGACTGTGCACTCAGCGAcag GCCTGCATCAGTACGCAACTGTTCCTCTGACCTGTGTTATGTCCAATGGCGTCCTGGTGCGTGGCGGGCATGTACGGTAGTTTGCGGGAGTGGCTTCCAGTCCCGCAGAGTGGACTGTGTTCATCGCAGGAGTGGCAGGACTTTGGCTTACCAGCACTGTGCCTGGCTCCAGCAGCCCTCCACCTGGCAGCACTGTAATACCACCACCTGTGGGA GTGAATGCAAAGACACCACCCAGTACTGCAGCGTGGTGAAGAGACTGAAGCTGTGCCATGTGGATATGTACAAACAGAGATGCTGTGGGTCATGTTCACATGAC